The following coding sequences lie in one Leptospira selangorensis genomic window:
- a CDS encoding patatin-like phospholipase family protein, translating to MKRALVLSGGGARGAYHAGVLKYLEEIGFKPDVVCGTSVGAITASALGCGMNAARIIDLWKSIEIQKVMKYSIWNDFLDLIFRRFSPLADTTPLKYLLYSQLDFRNMRKNPMEIIITAVNILTAELVFFGNKDIDIEHVMASSAIPLIFPWQYVDGKPHWDGGVMANVPILPAVERGAKEIVVVLLSPVGGVNMGLPRNRRDGLERVFELSLIGSFQTIMANLQYQKKQKDNKKKGFTKSLLSFSEPEKTDYKIRVIGPRTSLGFGSILNFSQVQADYLISRGYEDAKIQFGED from the coding sequence ATGAAGCGAGCTTTAGTATTATCCGGTGGAGGCGCTCGAGGCGCATATCATGCCGGGGTCCTAAAATATTTGGAAGAAATCGGATTCAAACCGGATGTAGTCTGCGGAACTTCCGTGGGTGCGATCACAGCCTCCGCATTAGGCTGCGGAATGAATGCTGCTAGGATCATAGACCTTTGGAAATCCATCGAGATCCAGAAGGTGATGAAATATTCCATCTGGAACGATTTCCTGGATCTTATATTTCGCAGATTTTCTCCATTAGCGGACACAACTCCTTTAAAATATTTACTCTATTCTCAATTAGATTTTCGTAATATGAGAAAGAACCCGATGGAGATCATCATCACAGCGGTAAATATACTGACCGCAGAACTTGTTTTTTTCGGGAACAAAGATATAGATATAGAACATGTGATGGCTTCTTCTGCCATACCTTTAATCTTTCCTTGGCAATATGTGGATGGGAAACCACATTGGGATGGGGGAGTGATGGCCAATGTTCCGATCCTCCCAGCGGTAGAAAGAGGCGCAAAAGAGATAGTAGTAGTATTGTTGTCTCCTGTGGGAGGAGTGAATATGGGGCTCCCACGGAATAGAAGGGACGGTTTAGAAAGAGTGTTCGAACTTTCTTTGATCGGGTCCTTCCAAACTATTATGGCAAACTTACAATACCAAAAGAAACAAAAGGATAATAAGAAGAAGGGATTTACCAAGTCATTATTATCCTTTTCCGAACCCGAAAAAACGGATTATAAGATTAGAGTGATCGGGCCGAGGACTTCTCTCGGTTTCGGAAGTATATTAAATTTTTCTCAAGTGCAAGCGGACTATCTGATCAGCCGCGGATACGAAGACGCTAAAATCCAATTCGGGGAAGATTAA
- a CDS encoding glycoside hydrolase family 5 protein encodes MLEIKAEDGNFIDSEGYILQLRGVNLSGSSKLPFKPDGTTHFDQSLTFHDHRKVSFVGRPLEEKEAAEHLDRLKKWGFNFLRFLVTWEAVEHLGPGKYDQAYLDYIERMVALADKKGFYVFIDPHQDVWSRFTGGDGAPGWTLEEVGMNIGNIKDSDTAIVHHFQGRNYRRMSWPLNYQKYACATMFSLFFGGKTFAPKLSIHGKNVETFLQDHYIEAMCRIAKKVAKYKNVLGFDSLNEPSPGWIGKKNIGEFSGLGFGKVLTTSPFQEMFLSEGRTVRANNAYMLGFTGFNLGKTKLNTKSVPLWQEGKHCIWRQHGVWDYDPNGAPMLLRPDYFNKYRGRKVEFYPEFMLPFIKRFKTRIQSVQKKFSIFVESDPGSLELDWDEKPKKGEGTVINATHWYDVSVLMFKRFIPWFGVHIFKQIPIFGKKNVEKAYEDTIRMIKEVSIKKMNNSPTVIGETGIPMDMNGRLAFRTKDYSHLEASLDRIITSIEKNFVHYTLWNYTPDNTHSLGDRWNEEDLSLYSLDTPKSIDEDGGRAVRAFSRPYPIRTKGNPEAISFDMEKSMFKYSFRKEGDEIPIAEIFLPEIHYGKGFDVLVNAGSWKFDSKKRILTFKGEKSVSYYGITIFPTKK; translated from the coding sequence ATGCTGGAAATCAAAGCAGAAGACGGAAATTTTATAGATTCAGAAGGATATATTCTTCAGTTAAGAGGAGTGAATCTTTCCGGGAGTTCAAAACTTCCATTCAAACCGGATGGAACTACACATTTCGATCAGTCTTTAACGTTTCACGATCATAGAAAAGTTTCCTTCGTAGGGAGGCCTTTAGAAGAGAAGGAAGCCGCAGAACATTTAGATCGACTAAAGAAATGGGGATTTAACTTTCTTCGTTTTCTAGTTACTTGGGAAGCAGTGGAACATTTAGGTCCGGGAAAATACGACCAAGCATATTTAGATTATATCGAAAGAATGGTGGCACTCGCTGACAAAAAAGGGTTCTACGTTTTTATAGATCCTCACCAAGATGTTTGGTCCAGATTTACAGGAGGGGATGGCGCTCCGGGGTGGACTTTGGAAGAAGTCGGAATGAATATAGGGAATATTAAAGATTCCGATACTGCAATCGTTCATCATTTTCAAGGTAGGAATTATAGAAGAATGTCCTGGCCTTTAAACTATCAGAAGTATGCTTGCGCAACTATGTTCTCTTTATTCTTCGGCGGAAAAACATTCGCGCCTAAATTATCTATTCATGGGAAGAATGTAGAAACCTTTTTACAAGATCATTATATAGAAGCTATGTGTAGAATTGCGAAGAAGGTCGCTAAATACAAAAACGTATTAGGATTCGATTCTTTGAACGAACCTTCTCCCGGTTGGATAGGTAAAAAGAATATAGGAGAATTTTCCGGACTTGGTTTTGGTAAGGTTCTGACTACTTCTCCATTCCAAGAAATGTTTTTGTCTGAGGGAAGAACCGTTAGAGCAAATAATGCTTATATGCTTGGGTTTACGGGATTCAATTTAGGAAAAACCAAATTAAATACTAAGTCGGTTCCTCTTTGGCAGGAAGGAAAACATTGTATTTGGAGACAACATGGAGTTTGGGATTACGATCCGAATGGCGCTCCAATGTTACTTCGTCCTGATTATTTTAATAAGTATAGAGGAAGAAAGGTGGAATTCTATCCCGAATTCATGCTTCCTTTTATCAAAAGATTCAAAACTAGAATTCAATCCGTTCAGAAAAAATTCTCCATCTTCGTGGAATCGGATCCAGGAAGTTTAGAATTGGATTGGGACGAAAAACCAAAAAAGGGAGAAGGGACTGTAATCAACGCGACTCATTGGTACGATGTTTCCGTTTTGATGTTCAAACGTTTTATTCCTTGGTTCGGAGTTCATATCTTCAAACAAATCCCAATATTCGGAAAGAAGAATGTAGAGAAGGCCTATGAAGACACGATCAGAATGATCAAAGAAGTTTCTATCAAAAAGATGAATAATAGTCCTACAGTAATCGGAGAAACCGGGATCCCAATGGACATGAACGGACGTTTGGCATTCCGAACAAAAGATTATTCTCACTTGGAGGCTTCTCTAGATCGTATTATAACTTCTATCGAAAAAAATTTCGTACATTATACACTTTGGAATTATACTCCTGATAATACTCACAGTTTAGGAGATAGATGGAATGAAGAAGACCTTTCTCTTTATTCTTTGGACACTCCAAAAAGTATAGATGAAGATGGAGGAAGAGCAGTCAGAGCCTTCTCCAGACCTTATCCGATCCGAACCAAAGGAAATCCGGAAGCGATCAGTTTTGATATGGAAAAATCCATGTTCAAATATTCCTTCAGAAAAGAAGGAGATGAAATCCCAATAGCAGAAATTTTTCTTCCTGAAATACATTACGGAAAGGGATTTGATGTACTGGTAAACGCAGGAAGCTGGAAGTTCGACTCCAAAAAAAGAATACTGACCTTCAAGGGTGAAAAGTCAGTTTCCTATTACGGCATAACTATTTTCCCGACTAAAAAATAA
- a CDS encoding TIGR04454 family lipoprotein, with protein sequence MKNTFFSILTILIFAGLISCGGAKVSQAECDPVVNELISNLAVGQTPEQAEKLKAMQGQISGHLLKECMTGKYDLTCLKSSKSLAALATCKK encoded by the coding sequence ATGAAAAACACGTTTTTTTCGATCCTTACGATTCTAATTTTTGCAGGTCTTATTTCTTGCGGCGGAGCGAAAGTAAGCCAAGCAGAATGTGATCCAGTTGTAAACGAATTGATTTCCAATCTTGCTGTTGGTCAAACTCCTGAGCAAGCAGAGAAACTAAAAGCTATGCAAGGTCAAATTTCCGGCCACCTACTCAAAGAGTGTATGACTGGAAAATACGATCTTACTTGTTTAAAATCTTCTAAATCACTTGCGGCTCTTGCTACTTGTAAGAAGTAA
- a CDS encoding RNA polymerase sigma factor: MASRKDFMETLYRESNGRIFDFLYKYTGNPETASDLMQDTFLNFFKKYSNSDLNKEQALKLLYTIARNRSINYAKKFSTVKESGTDDMGTYREEGQSFERKTELSDLESRLMDCLGELEEGERYALVLKNIEKYTLADIADIMGISIATASRLVVKATGKLLEIAKNKQILPME, translated from the coding sequence ATGGCATCCCGAAAAGATTTTATGGAAACCCTGTATCGGGAATCCAACGGGAGAATTTTTGATTTCTTGTATAAGTATACCGGAAATCCAGAAACTGCCTCTGACCTCATGCAGGACACTTTTCTTAATTTTTTTAAGAAGTATTCCAATTCCGACTTAAACAAAGAACAAGCCCTAAAGCTGTTATATACGATCGCGAGAAATAGATCGATTAACTATGCCAAGAAGTTCTCCACGGTGAAAGAATCCGGAACGGACGATATGGGAACTTATAGAGAAGAAGGACAAAGTTTCGAAAGAAAAACGGAACTTTCCGATTTGGAATCCAGATTGATGGATTGTTTGGGCGAATTAGAAGAAGGAGAAAGATACGCTTTAGTATTAAAGAATATAGAAAAATACACGTTGGCTGATATTGCGGATATCATGGGGATCTCGATTGCTACTGCATCCAGATTGGTCGTGAAGGCGACCGGAAAGCTCCTAGAGATCGCAAAAAACAAACAAATTCTGCCGATGGAATAA
- a CDS encoding FecR family protein yields MDENFEHKIRKAIEGEKNEFSSSIDKLSDMLSKSWAPSPPNISFQEIYEKAQASKVISFKKPLLYTIASAAAILIGAFGFLILQNPKVTPVTNELGISVTKIVGKGYLFSSDSEKLLALNEGESVGSGQILRTEPGSKLFLSIAKGEGMILEESTELEIMKEGKQSFRLRNGSILVHLHKNLKKDEFRIVTQTGLVEVRGTKFEVRESLKEGTIVSVLEGRVAAKSISEPNRGEQVLQPGQKIRLETKGFQRTFLSSEEQKDLGSKFSELHVDEIARSSEKSFSNKDDLFNEYQRLERVLLSNGETLEGVIVDMDENFMYLQTLEKEIKIQRDSVMEVIQLR; encoded by the coding sequence ATGGACGAGAATTTCGAACATAAAATAAGGAAGGCGATCGAAGGCGAGAAGAACGAGTTCAGTTCTTCTATCGATAAATTGTCCGATATGCTTTCCAAATCCTGGGCTCCTTCTCCTCCAAATATCTCTTTCCAAGAAATTTACGAAAAGGCCCAAGCTTCTAAAGTTATCAGCTTTAAAAAACCTTTATTATATACTATTGCTTCTGCAGCTGCGATTTTGATCGGAGCATTTGGTTTTCTTATTTTACAAAATCCTAAAGTTACTCCGGTTACGAATGAACTTGGAATATCGGTGACTAAAATTGTCGGAAAAGGATATCTATTCTCTTCCGATTCCGAAAAACTTTTGGCCTTAAACGAAGGTGAATCTGTGGGTTCGGGTCAGATCTTAAGGACCGAACCTGGATCTAAACTTTTCCTAAGCATCGCAAAGGGAGAAGGTATGATCTTGGAAGAATCCACGGAGCTCGAGATCATGAAAGAAGGAAAACAATCTTTCCGACTTCGTAATGGAAGTATCTTAGTTCATCTACACAAGAATCTCAAAAAAGATGAGTTCCGGATCGTAACCCAAACCGGCTTGGTAGAAGTTAGAGGAACAAAATTCGAAGTACGAGAAAGTTTGAAAGAAGGAACTATAGTCTCCGTGTTAGAGGGCAGGGTAGCTGCAAAGAGTATCAGCGAACCAAACCGTGGGGAGCAAGTTTTACAGCCAGGCCAAAAGATCCGTTTGGAGACGAAGGGTTTTCAACGAACTTTCCTTTCTTCAGAAGAGCAAAAGGACCTTGGGTCTAAATTTTCAGAACTTCATGTGGATGAGATTGCAAGAAGTTCTGAAAAATCTTTCTCCAATAAAGACGATCTGTTTAACGAATACCAAAGATTGGAGAGGGTCTTACTTTCCAATGGCGAGACGTTAGAAGGCGTGATCGTCGACATGGACGAAAATTTTATGTATTTGCAAACTCTTGAGAAGGAAATAAAGATCCAAAGAGATTCAGTTATGGAGGTGATTCAACTTCGTTAA
- a CDS encoding DNA-methyltransferase, producing the protein MKEILVPETSHILYNSDSRKMDKLSDESVNLVLTSPPYPMVEMWDDLFKSWDKNTKNALAKNLGSEAFEAMHLQLDKVWRECFRVLKEGGTLLVNIGDATRSIGGEFSLFSNHSRILQACRNFGFTSLPDILWRKQTNSPTKFMGSGMYPVGAYVTYEHEYILIFRKGGLRKYSKSETEIRRNSAFFWEERNVWFSDVWDLKGERQIFKDVGASRERTAAFPLDFAYRLVNMFSIKGDTVLDPFLGTGTTSLAALLSSRNSVGYDVDQGILEIARKKLLAAVNVSSKILQNRLQSHLDFISDRKKQKKEISHKNKYYGFPVITSQETELTFESVDSSFESEHFSLKARYSQYNLQNSSKK; encoded by the coding sequence ATGAAGGAAATACTCGTTCCGGAAACTTCTCATATATTATATAATTCCGATTCGAGAAAAATGGATAAGCTTTCGGACGAAAGCGTTAATCTCGTATTAACCTCACCTCCTTATCCCATGGTAGAAATGTGGGATGATCTCTTTAAAAGTTGGGACAAAAATACCAAGAATGCTCTTGCTAAGAACTTAGGGAGCGAAGCCTTCGAGGCAATGCATTTGCAATTGGACAAGGTCTGGAGAGAATGTTTTCGAGTTTTGAAGGAGGGCGGAACCCTACTCGTCAATATAGGAGATGCTACTCGAAGTATTGGGGGAGAATTCAGTTTATTTTCGAACCACTCTCGGATTTTGCAGGCTTGTCGTAACTTCGGCTTCACTTCTTTACCGGATATTCTTTGGAGAAAACAAACTAATTCCCCAACTAAGTTTATGGGTTCTGGGATGTATCCAGTAGGCGCCTATGTTACCTATGAGCATGAGTATATTCTAATCTTTCGGAAAGGGGGACTGAGGAAGTATTCTAAATCTGAGACGGAGATCCGACGAAATAGCGCCTTTTTCTGGGAAGAAAGAAATGTTTGGTTTTCAGATGTCTGGGACTTAAAGGGGGAAAGACAGATTTTTAAAGATGTCGGAGCTTCCCGGGAACGGACTGCGGCATTCCCTTTGGATTTTGCCTATCGATTGGTGAATATGTTTTCCATAAAGGGTGATACAGTCTTAGACCCATTTTTGGGAACGGGTACCACATCATTAGCGGCTCTTCTTTCTTCTAGAAATAGCGTCGGATACGATGTAGATCAGGGAATTCTTGAAATTGCGAGAAAGAAGCTGCTTGCTGCAGTGAATGTTTCGTCGAAGATACTACAAAATAGACTACAAAGTCATCTTGATTTCATTTCGGATAGGAAAAAACAGAAGAAAGAAATTTCACATAAAAATAAATATTATGGATTTCCAGTAATTACTTCTCAGGAGACAGAATTGACCTTTGAATCAGTAGATTCTTCATTTGAAAGTGAACATTTTTCCTTGAAAGCTCGTTATTCTCAATATAATCTGCAAAATTCTTCCAAAAAGTAA
- a CDS encoding FecR family protein has protein sequence MKNRALVFAFIIFATLISSPSSLFAEEEIAIVLFIVGDVSGIQDGKKISLKKNSILKKQDELETKEGKVDLQIGPSVVVRIAAFTKVKIAELSSDKKSNKSKLELVSGKVFARVDKGSKKEDFTITAPSYNAGVRGTQFVVCEENEVQRKENPDHEDSDVPNGIFVKEGEVGVTTENGKNFPLKRDEEAVVSPQGLLKQPLEEFMREKMKILDGFKKIMEENYKILRDQKLQNQELLNQTKQDI, from the coding sequence ATGAAAAACCGAGCACTTGTATTTGCCTTCATCATTTTTGCTACTTTAATTTCTTCGCCCTCTTCTTTATTCGCTGAAGAAGAAATTGCGATCGTGCTTTTCATCGTGGGAGACGTTTCCGGCATTCAAGATGGAAAAAAGATAAGTCTCAAGAAAAATTCGATCTTAAAAAAGCAGGATGAACTTGAAACGAAAGAGGGGAAAGTCGATCTTCAGATTGGTCCTTCCGTTGTTGTTCGCATCGCTGCTTTCACGAAAGTTAAAATTGCTGAGCTGAGTTCCGACAAAAAGTCGAATAAATCAAAATTAGAACTCGTTTCCGGCAAGGTATTTGCTCGAGTAGATAAAGGATCTAAGAAAGAAGATTTTACAATCACTGCACCTTCTTACAACGCCGGTGTTCGAGGAACACAGTTTGTAGTTTGCGAAGAGAATGAAGTTCAGCGTAAAGAAAATCCTGATCACGAAGATTCCGATGTGCCAAATGGAATCTTTGTGAAAGAAGGGGAAGTCGGAGTTACTACAGAAAATGGAAAGAATTTTCCGCTAAAACGGGATGAAGAAGCTGTCGTATCTCCTCAAGGTCTTCTGAAGCAGCCTTTGGAAGAATTTATGCGTGAGAAAATGAAGATTTTAGATGGCTTTAAAAAGATTATGGAAGAGAATTACAAAATTCTTCGCGACCAAAAACTTCAGAATCAAGAATTATTAAATCAAACTAAGCAGGATATATAA
- a CDS encoding DUF1564 family protein, with translation MNSTVFQNEKLKRKAKIVKNPYPSTALIPERLWRKVPVDCRRNFPRYLQRLQEKYGLLLQSQRYMGRNPLRTSFQAKGQNLVRHSYRPKEENYQELRNVALAHGVSMNYIIVLMIHWESLEVDERILSHFWRNRKPPTSRILDIRRILNLETKEVRIILVGWPRKFTLERGSPQWS, from the coding sequence ATGAATTCTACCGTTTTCCAAAATGAGAAACTTAAACGAAAGGCAAAGATTGTTAAGAATCCTTATCCTTCTACGGCATTGATTCCAGAAAGGTTGTGGAGAAAAGTGCCCGTCGATTGCAGACGAAACTTTCCTCGATACTTGCAGCGTTTGCAGGAAAAGTATGGTTTATTGCTTCAGTCTCAGAGATATATGGGAAGAAATCCGCTCAGAACCTCTTTTCAGGCGAAAGGCCAAAATCTAGTTCGCCACAGTTATCGTCCGAAAGAAGAAAATTACCAAGAACTAAGAAATGTGGCTCTCGCGCACGGCGTTTCAATGAATTATATAATCGTGTTAATGATTCATTGGGAATCACTTGAAGTAGATGAGAGAATTCTTTCTCACTTTTGGCGAAATCGAAAACCGCCCACTTCAAGGATTTTAGATATTCGTCGTATTTTAAATTTAGAAACCAAAGAGGTCCGAATCATTTTAGTGGGATGGCCTCGGAAATTTACCCTCGAACGAGGATCTCCGCAGTGGAGTTAG
- a CDS encoding ArsR/SmtB family transcription factor: MSLKDMSLERESVETYADSILVPPSSVKGAFQDRDILLAIKALSDETRIRVLRILSIAPLNVQEITEVLDMGQSRISRHLKILADAGFLTSQREGSWVYYSPKVSNDDSQDFSARFHTLLLDFEKNLPYSEQDLVKTKDILKQRDLKRSKYFDDVAQNWESIQSDVLDPVLYRNKILDLLPEHSSRILDLGCGPGGLIPYLLMKSQEVIGIDSSEKMIKEAKSSFLNNSQVHLLTSEIETLPENLIQSADSVVASMVLHHLSNPPQAMKEIHKVLKDDGTFIIVDLKKHNQEIMRDNFADLWLGFESELLTDWLNHTGFSLESIEEVESQKYFKVLIIKAKKRGGL; this comes from the coding sequence ATGTCGCTAAAGGATATGTCTTTAGAAAGAGAATCTGTCGAAACTTACGCAGATTCAATACTTGTTCCGCCTTCTTCAGTAAAGGGGGCTTTTCAGGATCGAGATATTCTGCTCGCGATAAAGGCATTATCTGATGAAACCCGCATTCGGGTTCTTCGAATACTCTCCATTGCACCTCTCAACGTCCAAGAGATAACAGAAGTTCTGGATATGGGCCAATCCAGGATCTCTCGACATTTAAAGATATTGGCAGATGCCGGATTTTTGACATCCCAACGCGAAGGCTCTTGGGTATATTACAGTCCTAAGGTTTCGAATGATGACTCGCAGGATTTTTCAGCGAGATTTCATACACTTCTTCTGGATTTTGAAAAGAACCTTCCTTATTCAGAACAAGATTTAGTTAAGACGAAAGATATTCTCAAACAGAGAGACCTGAAAAGATCAAAATACTTCGATGATGTGGCCCAAAATTGGGAAAGCATTCAAAGCGATGTTTTGGATCCAGTTCTATATCGGAATAAGATCCTAGATTTACTTCCGGAGCATTCTAGTCGGATCTTAGACCTTGGATGTGGTCCTGGTGGTTTAATTCCTTATTTATTAATGAAGAGCCAGGAAGTTATTGGGATCGATTCTTCTGAAAAAATGATTAAAGAGGCGAAGAGTTCCTTTTTAAATAACTCCCAAGTCCATTTGCTTACGTCCGAGATTGAAACTCTGCCTGAAAATTTGATCCAGTCTGCTGATTCTGTCGTAGCTTCGATGGTCCTACACCACCTTTCCAATCCGCCTCAGGCTATGAAAGAAATACATAAAGTTCTAAAGGACGATGGCACTTTCATTATCGTAGACCTGAAGAAACATAACCAAGAAATCATGCGCGATAATTTCGCCGACCTATGGCTCGGATTCGAGTCGGAACTTCTCACAGATTGGCTGAACCACACCGGCTTCAGCCTTGAATCCATCGAAGAAGTGGAATCTCAGAAATACTTCAAAGTATTAATAATTAAAGCTAAGAAAAGAGGAGGACTTTAA
- the ahcY gene encoding adenosylhomocysteinase, whose amino-acid sequence MSATIQEKGLKYKVKDISLADWGREEIILAEKEMPGLMSLRKEYKGKQPLKGARIAGSLHMTIQTAVLIETLTELGAEVRWSSCNIFSTQDHAAAAIAKTGVPVFAWKGETEEEYWWCVEQTIFFDGGKGPNMILDDGGDLTMYVHEKYPQLLAEIKGVSEETTTGVKGLEKLLKKGELKLPAINVNDSVTKSKFDNLYGCRESLADGIKRATDVMLAGKVALVCGYGDVGKGSAASLRNFGARVIVTEIDPICALQAVMEGYQVLRVEDAIEFTDIVVTATGNDDIISLEHMKAMKDGAILCNIGHFDTEIQMSRLNGEKGVVKKEIKPQVDKYTFENGRSIIVLAEGRLVNLGCATGHPSFVMSCSFTNQVLAQIELWNNKYEIGVYRLPKQLDEKVAALHLEQLGVRLTTLNAKQAEYIGVPVEGPYKPEHYRY is encoded by the coding sequence ATGTCCGCTACAATACAAGAAAAAGGTTTAAAATATAAGGTTAAAGACATTTCTCTCGCGGACTGGGGTCGCGAAGAAATCATTCTGGCTGAAAAAGAAATGCCGGGTCTGATGTCCCTACGCAAAGAATATAAGGGGAAACAACCTCTGAAAGGCGCGCGTATCGCTGGTTCCCTTCACATGACTATCCAAACTGCAGTTCTGATCGAAACTCTAACTGAGCTTGGAGCAGAAGTTCGTTGGTCTTCTTGTAATATCTTCTCCACTCAAGACCATGCAGCAGCTGCTATCGCAAAAACTGGAGTTCCTGTGTTTGCTTGGAAAGGCGAAACTGAAGAAGAATACTGGTGGTGTGTAGAACAAACTATCTTCTTCGACGGTGGAAAAGGTCCGAACATGATCTTGGACGACGGTGGCGACCTAACCATGTATGTTCATGAGAAATATCCTCAACTTCTCGCGGAGATCAAAGGAGTTTCTGAAGAAACTACTACAGGAGTAAAAGGTCTCGAAAAACTCCTCAAAAAAGGAGAATTGAAACTTCCTGCGATCAACGTGAACGATTCCGTTACTAAATCCAAATTCGACAACTTATACGGTTGTAGAGAATCATTAGCAGACGGTATCAAACGTGCAACTGACGTGATGCTTGCTGGAAAAGTGGCTCTTGTTTGTGGATACGGAGACGTTGGAAAGGGTTCTGCTGCTTCTTTACGCAATTTTGGTGCTCGCGTGATTGTTACTGAGATCGACCCAATTTGTGCTCTTCAAGCAGTAATGGAAGGATACCAAGTTCTAAGGGTAGAAGACGCGATCGAATTTACTGATATTGTAGTAACTGCGACCGGAAACGACGACATTATTTCCCTTGAACACATGAAAGCCATGAAAGACGGCGCGATCCTTTGCAATATTGGACACTTCGACACTGAGATCCAAATGTCTAGATTGAACGGTGAGAAGGGCGTAGTTAAGAAGGAAATCAAACCTCAGGTGGACAAATATACTTTCGAGAATGGTAGATCTATTATCGTTCTTGCAGAGGGTCGTTTAGTGAACCTGGGTTGCGCAACTGGTCACCCATCTTTCGTAATGTCCTGTTCTTTCACGAACCAAGTATTGGCTCAGATCGAACTTTGGAACAATAAGTACGAGATCGGTGTCTATAGATTACCTAAACAATTAGATGAGAAAGTTGCAGCGTTACATTTGGAGCAATTAGGAGTTCGCCTAACCACATTAAACGCTAAACAAGCTGAGTATATCGGAGTACCGGTAGAAGGTCCGTATAAACCGGAACACTACCGCTATTAA
- a CDS encoding DUF362 domain-containing protein: MAYVVTEPCVGCKITYCAASCPVEAFREGKDYLVIDPDICINCNDCLRECPVNAIFPEDEVPVIWKDWIVLNAKESKTLPMINDLKKPLLDKNCNIKEL; the protein is encoded by the coding sequence GTGGCATACGTAGTAACTGAACCCTGCGTAGGGTGTAAAATTACTTACTGTGCCGCTTCCTGTCCTGTGGAAGCTTTCCGAGAAGGAAAGGACTACTTAGTTATAGATCCGGACATTTGCATCAATTGTAATGATTGTTTGAGAGAATGTCCGGTGAATGCCATCTTTCCGGAGGATGAGGTGCCGGTGATATGGAAAGATTGGATCGTTTTGAACGCAAAAGAATCGAAAACGTTACCGATGATCAATGATCTTAAAAAACCTCTTTTAGATAAAAACTGCAATATTAAAGAATTATGA